A single window of Thermodesulfovibrionia bacterium DNA harbors:
- a CDS encoding OmpH family outer membrane protein — MKKIVIVAIVAVMLFCANSYAAEKVGFINVQKIVSDSEMGKKANADIQKLKDTENVKITKRRAEFEELNKTFKAESQKEGADQAELKLLIDKIQLKEKEFKRIVDDAKEMLAKKDRDLVIDILLKADPILKDIAKTKGYAMIFRDRNALAYLDPAVDITDEVIKKLDKK; from the coding sequence GTGAAGAAGATTGTAATTGTTGCAATTGTTGCTGTGATGTTATTCTGTGCTAATTCATATGCGGCAGAAAAAGTTGGGTTTATTAATGTGCAGAAGATAGTATCTGATTCTGAAATGGGCAAGAAGGCCAATGCTGATATTCAGAAACTGAAGGACACAGAGAATGTAAAGATAACCAAACGGCGCGCTGAATTTGAAGAACTTAACAAAACATTTAAGGCTGAGAGTCAGAAAGAAGGCGCTGATCAGGCAGAGCTTAAGCTGCTGATCGACAAGATACAGCTTAAGGAAAAAGAGTTTAAGCGGATCGTTGATGATGCGAAGGAAATGCTTGCAAAGAAGGACAGGGATCTCGTTATAGATATACTGCTTAAGGCAGACCCGATCCTGAAGGATATAGCCAAAACCAAGGGATATGCCATGATATTCAGAGACAGGAATGCTCTTGCATACCTTGATCCGGCAGTAGATATAACGGATGAGGTCATCAAGAAGCTTGATAAAAAATAA